The Bos indicus isolate NIAB-ARS_2022 breed Sahiwal x Tharparkar chromosome 12, NIAB-ARS_B.indTharparkar_mat_pri_1.0, whole genome shotgun sequence genomic sequence ACAAGCAACAGCCAATGGGAGTGAGAGACACCTGCCCTGGGGCTGACAGGGAGGTAAGGCCAAAGGCTAGATCTGAAAAATCACGTTGGAGTTTGCCAAGTGTTAGAGTAAAGTGGGAAGTGTTTAGAGAGACAGATGAGTGTTCTCGAGTGAGTAAAGGGAGGAGGAACAAGGGCCACCCGGGAACGAGAAGGGACAAGGCGGGGGTTACAAAGCAGAAGCTCTTCCTTCCAggtgggcagggcctggctcATTCAAGAGCCTGCACCCCCGCCCCCTATTTTATCCCAGTGGTGATGTAGCACTAAAGAATCAGATGCAGGAAAGAGATGCCATCGACTTCATTTCAGAAAGCCCTGGAAGCAGGCAAAAGGTAACTGAAGAGCCATGAGGAGGTTGCTACAGTGATGGGTGTATGAGAAATGACGGGGGCTGAGCCAAGGTAGTGACAGTGCGAGCATGAGGAGAGAGGGACTCGGGCATTGGGGAAATAACCcctattatgttttatttctagaAGACATTCTAGTTTGACACATCATCTCAATGTTATGCACCTTTCCCagcccttctcttgccctcagtgtCAGAACTGCCACACTGAATTGTCCACTCCAAACAGATGCAGTCAATCTTCCCACTTCCCTGGCTCTTATTTGCaggggaggaaaagaggagaaatgagaTACCATCCCATTATTTTGAAGACCTAAATACATATCACTCCCAGCTAGTGGTTCTTCATCATCCTAAGATTCTGCCATTCTCAGTAGAGAATTCAGTTCACAACTAATCTTCAAACTTTCTGCCCAAGCACCCTCAAGTTTaagatacataaaaaataaagtgaattcttgttggcatttaattttttatacattACAAACTTTCTACAGAGTTGGGCAGAATCTCAGATCACTGAAGCTGGTGTTTCCCAAggggtaacacacacacacacacaacctggtGGATGAAGGAGCAGTGAGCACAGGTAGCCTGGGTGAACACCTGTCCTGGAAGGTGAATAGGACTGTGGGCACAGTCTCTCAACTTACCTGCTTCAGAAAACTTCACCTCTGGGGGGAAACTTCCACCTGCTGATCCTTTTTTGACTCATTTTAACTGATCTGATTTCCCATGACCTCCTTCCCACATCCCCTCTCCctgtttcccctcccctccctcatcgTTACTCTAATTGACCTGTTGGCCattctcttttttaagaatacCATCAATTGCTAATAAAAAACATATTAGAAGGCAACAATTAGCTTGCTGCCTAAAGAGAGGTCATCCTGTGAGACTGCAGGGAAGATCTTCCCGAAGTAATGGGGACATCAGGTTGTATGCACTGGGCCTTGCCCTGGAGCCAGGATGCTATAATAAATGGGGTCATGGCCAGGAGCCCCGAGGAGAGTGTCCCATCTGCCCGACCCCCCagctcccaccaccaccaccctcctgaCCAATCTGGACAGAAGGATCAGAAAGGCAAGACAATCTCATATAAGTAGTGTGGGCTTCAATTTCAAGGTTTGAGTGGTACATTAGATTTACGTGTTTTCATTCTGGTGGTGTGAGCTTAGGAGACAAAGGAACCATTTGGGTGTATTGAGCTTCTCTTTTGGGGTCCTGATAACGTGTAGGCAAATGCTCTTCCCTTAGTCCTTTCTCATGGCCCATTTCAACAAGGGCCCCTTGATTCACAGCCGTCTCTGAGTCTTCAGAAAAGCCAGAGTCTGTCTGAAGCCACAGGCTTTCAAAAAGCCCACAGAGGCAAACAGAGGTAGCCCTCCCAGATCCACAGCCCTGCCTAGACCAGCTTCCTTTACTGGCTGACAGGCAGTGGGTAGGAGTGGGTCAAAGAGAAAGATGGGAAAAAATCAAGAGAACAGATATGAGATGAGAACAGATATGTATGTTCACTTAAAACTATATAATAGTATAACCAGAATCCTAGTTGTCCACACAGATCATCTCAAAATACAATGCTGCCTAAAACATGTATCACTGAAGAATCTGAGAGATAGTCAAtattaaggaaattttaaaaacaagcattATTGTTTATGGACATGttcttatgaaatataaaaaccatgGTCAACGCCGAATTCGGGGAAGATGAAGAATGGGATGGAGGAGGGACACGTGCCGCACGTTGTTACTCTCTCCTAAGCTGGGTGGGCGGTGCACGGGTGACAgtcatatttgtatatttttaataaagtatttcaGGGAcacaaaaaagtaataaaaaagggAAGCCAAGCTGGAGACCACCTCTTTGCAATCTGTCAATGTATGTGTTGCAGGGTGGGAGCGGGTTGTGTACAAACCGCCGGCCCCCAGGAACATGAGAGTTGTGGGTTCGGACTTCTGTGGCCTGCAGCATGGTTTTTTGTGACCTAAAGTCAAGGCCAAATGTTAGATCCAACCTTAGAAACAAAAGCCTCTTTTGCAAAATAACATAGAAAAACAGAGAATCTAGTATTGATACAGGCCCTAAATCCCTTTTGTGAAACTTATGCCATAAACCACAAAACCCTTTAGGGAAATGTTGATTTCTTCAGTGGAATCAGAAATGGAGACACCTTGAGAATATTtatctgcaggaaaaaaaaaaaggctacacCAGACTCTTTAAGGGCttgtggaaacttaaaaaaaaaaaaaaaaaagtttcacaaaACATGTCAAGTATGGCTGTATTTTTATACTTATAATTCCATTAgggtgcatgcgtgtgtgctgccatgtccgactctgtgaccccatggactttagccctccaggctcttttgtccatggaattttccaggcaaggataccgaagtgggttgccattttctacttgcTTGGAACAAACATCTGATTTGGAGTTAATTTCATCTACTCCCATTTTTCCACCTGGGTCTGATATTTTCTGTGTAAAGGAAATCTGTTGTTCTCACTTCTGCAGAGCCATGTGGGCTGAGCCATGTGGGCTGAGCCCAGGGGCAGGCCTGGAGGCAGAACACAGCCAGAGGCTCCTGGGCCTCCAGGCCTGCTGGCCCAGGGCTACTAAGCTGGAGATTAGCAACATTTCTGTGCAATCCCCTGTAAGCACCACTCTCCCTCAGGGCCAAGTCGGCTCTTGATTTTCCTTCcaatctttaaaagaaagttaaaatgagTGCATTTTTGCTCCAGTTTTCCTCATCTCATATACTATATATGTGCTGAAAGGGACCATGTATGAGGGCGTAGTGAGTTAACTGTAGAATCATGAATAATTTGAGTTTCAGCTGCATTTAGCATGGATATCTTCCAAGGATGAACATGAGGGAttagcttaatttttttaaaaaaatttatttacttatttctgtcTGTGCTGACTCTTccttgctgcctgggcttttctctagctgtggcgagtgcAGGCTCCTCACTGtagaggcttctcttgctgtgaagcgaggctctagggtgcacgggcttcagcagttgcggttCGTGTGCTCTAGAacgcaggttcagtagttgtggcacacgggctgagttgctccgaggcatgtgaaatcttcctggaccatggattgaacctgtatcccttgcactggcaggcagatgcttaaccactgggccacgagggaagcccgGGATTAGCTTAATTATTATGAGGTCCCATCGTACGgtaaaattttcttcttctacCTCTCCGAACATCTTCTAAAGCTGAATATATGCTTGATGGGTGACTAAATCAAAACTGGACATTGAAATAAAAGTCCTTTACAAAATAAGCATCATAACCCTCAATAAGAATTAAATTAGGTAAATTACCCCTCTGAGGTACCTGATAACATTTATTCTTCAACCCACTGTCTTTACCCTCCAGGGCCCGACAGGGACACTAGAATAGACAGTGCTTGCTTACGTCCCTTCGCTAGTCCATCTAGGCTTGGCAGTCACCCTTGCCAGTTTATGGAGAGCTACATGAGGAGTAAAAAGATAGGAAGAGAAAAGTCTCAGGGAAGCGATTTACCAAACATGAAAATCTCTGGATTCTTCAGAACACTTAATCCTAACAGCATACCAGATTTATAAAACCAGTGTAGAAGCACTCTTAAAATAGAAAGACATTTGTAATACTCTCAACTAAAATTCCAGGCAAGCATGTCAGCCACAGTCAGCAGTAAATAAGTCTAACACATGGTCAGAAGGCAGGTTTATTCTTTAGAAAGTACTAGACTATATTACAAGCTACTACGTCTAAGAGAACCTAAATACACTTACATTCTAAAAAGTATGTCACCTATATCGCAGCAACACTAGTTTGACACAACCTGCAGAAAACCTGTAAAAATCACAACCGAGTCTGTTGATCAGGAGGTTAAATTCCGAAGGCGCTTTGGTTCTGAAACTCACTGCAGAGGAAGCACCATGGGTGGCTCCATGAGAGACACGTGCATGTACCTGAAACGAGGCCCACAGCAAGCTCAATACACGCCAAGGGCTTTGGTTTCATAAAATCTCACGTGGGCCCCAGAAAACCGTCTGGTagttttaatggaaaagaatgagcTGGCTGACTAGATGTACTctggaaagtgttagttgctcagctatgcctgactctttgcacccccatggactatagcccacaagatCCTctctccacggaattctccaggcaagaatactggagtaggtagccattcccttctccaggggatcttcccaacccagggattgaacccaggtcttctgcattgcaggcagattctttactgagccacctgctACTCTCCAAGGTGACAAATTATAAATCTAGGCCCTGCCAAACTGATATTCTTGGTTTGACATGCGACCCTACTTTTCCAGCCCAGCACTACATACAATTTGTTCcgttttttaattctgaaattacTATCACTTACTAAAGTTTTAAGTAGTGAGCCTAGATAAGAGAATTTCTGGAACTTACTTTGAAGCCTTGTACTTCTCCCTGATTGCTTGCTGAGGTCGATGGGGTATACTGAGGCACGTTTTATGTAGCTCACTCAGGCAAGGCACGATTTCAGTTAATGAATAGCCTGTAAATGTGGCGAGGGTTTCTGGCTAATCAAGACAAAAGAAATTTGTATCATAGAGCTTGAAGATCTTAATATATGATATCAGAAATCTGAAGATAAAACTGTGAACTGAAGGGAGTTAATAGGTATACTTAGTAAGTATCCATGTTCATCTCAAAAGAAACCATAATCCTTCTTCAGAGCCTTTAGGAATAAGGTATTAGGAAGAACAGTCAGAGTTCTAAATTTGCTCATATCATACAATTATAAATGCCTAATTTAGGGGAAGTTTATTCTCTTATGAGCAGGATTTTCACCGGCCCCTGAAGAGCTTCAACTTACTTGAACACTCTATTTAGATAGAATATGGAAAGATTCTTAGCCAAATacagaataagaaataagaattttagaaaataaaagtagatgCCCTGCTCTCTTAGCACAAAAGTGAACCTTCAGAACCAAATCTTAGGGGCCCATCTCTAATCCTGCCAGCTATCACGAGCCAAGAAGCAACAATAATTCCCTGTTCCCTTGAAAGCCTCATACAACCTCTGACCATCCTAACTGGACCGAGGTTCTTTTACATGGAGGGGAAGAGTCAACATCCTTTGCCTTGAAGTGGTCAGTGCTTACGCTACAAGGGCACTCCCTACGTACGTGTGGGCATTGGGGTTTCCAGGCCAGCTTCCACTGAATGAGCATGTCACCACCACCTCCTTGACTTCCTGCACCCTCTGCGCCCCAGTGAGCTAAGCCACAGAGTCCAAGCCATGAACACTGACCAGCTACATGTTGTAATCTGGGGGTTAGGCAACTAGTTCCTTATAAAACTAACTCTCCCTCCTAACAAGCTCACCAGTTTTAAGCCTTGAGTTACTAAATAGACCTGAGGCCTTGAGGATCATCTTGTTGGTTAAtcacttgttgttgtttaatcactaagtctctttggcaaccccatggattgcagcctgccaggctcctctgtccatggcatctcccaggtaataatactggagtgggttgccatttccttctccaggggatcgtcccaacccaaggatcgaacccacatttcctgcactgcaggatactttatcactgagcctcctgggaagcccaaggatcaTCTAGAAAGAATCAGTTAGAATCTTACCCAGAAGTGCCTGTTCACAGTGTAGTTTGCCAGGCAATAAGCAGCTGCAGCTATCAGTGAAGGAAGGTATTTCAAGAACGGGTCAGCTTCAAGGAGACTCAGTTCTGCTACATACTAAGCACAAGAAAGAAAGTCTCATTGGAATTAGGAATCTGGCTAAGGTTCCAAGTAAACCTAGAAATGTCAAGGGAACAAACTGTCATCTTTGTTCAATGTGTATCTAGTGATAAGCACAGAAATAGATGCTCAAAAGTATTCACTGAGTCAATAATCACCATGCCTGTCCATAACCAGAATAACATCCAggttttaatacatttaattacAAGTAAATCTCAATATTGTATAGGCAAGGATCAATATTTGGCCTATCTATACAGTGTACGTGATAGGTTACCTGTACTAGTACTGCAGGTTTATGCTGGTCAAATAGCATTCCTCtagccactggagaaggcaatggcaccccactccagtactcttgcctggaaaatcccatggacagaggagcctggtaggctgcagtccatggggtcgctaagagtcggatacgactgggcgacttcactttcacttttcactttcatgcattggagaaggaaatggcaacccattccagtgttcttgcctggagaatcctagggacgggagagcctggtaggctgccgtctatggggtcacacagagtcggacacgactgaagtgacttagcagctagcCACTGGAGTAGACTGGAGTCTTCAGTGAAAGGCAAAAATATGTCCATATTATAGCTATTAATTTatcaggtgggggtggggagggataaactggaagatttggattgacatatgcacactaccacatataaaacagataattaataacctattgtagagcacagggaagtggaagtgaaagtcactcagttgtgtctgactctttgtgaccccatggactatatagtccatggaattctccaggccagaatacgggagtgggtagcctgtcccttttccagtggatcaggcagattctttcccaactgagctgtgagggatcacagggaactcaactcaatactctataatgacctacataggaatagaatctaaaaaagggtagatacacatacatgtataactgactcacttttctatacaacagaaactaatacagcattgtaaatgaagtatattccagtaaaaaatcaattaaaaatttatCAGGCAAATGCATGTTCATTGGCTAGAACAGTACCAGGGGGGACTTATCAGATTAAAAGAAACATACTAGGAAATTTATAGAGATGTTCTTCTTGTTCTTTGCATAGCATATAAATACCAGATATATTAGATCATAGTGGATGGGAACCAGGTTTTCCAAACCAATACTTTAGTGACTCTAACTAAAATTCTAGGACTCCAAAATGACCAAATAGTGCTTCTTTACTTAACATGTTAGAATGAGATTAGAGCCAAATCAAACCATATTTATCTTGTTTCCTTTCTGTAAACCTAAGAGGTACTGCTTGCCTGTGGTCTGTATACAAGAGAATAGTTTCCaagcttacattttttttttttctaagacctGTGGGTGATTAGCCAACCCACATCTGCCAAACATGATTAATGGAAACGTCTCGTTGCTTCTTCAAACATGAAGAAGTCATGTTCTTCAAATTAGTTCTCTTCCAATTGCTAAAAAGCTTTTCTGGGCCCAAGGCAAAGaactgaaaaggaaggaagaactgAAGGAGGCTACTTGTTTTATCCAGTTGGCACTGAGGTTCTTGGAAGTCACGTGGCCTACCTTGGCCAGGTTCTCAGTCCTGATGCACACTCCTTGCCTCCTTAAGTACTGAAGGAGGAACTGGTTGGTAGTTGGCACTGTCAGATCAAAAGCCAGGACCTTCAGCAGCAGGTGTTCCATTCTCAGCAGTTGTCGTTTTGTGTAGGTATCATCCGTTATGTAGACAAACTCATCTACTTCGGGTGgatatatttcttcatattttctacaaaagggaagagtttgggaaagtgAAGCTTGGATCCTCTGACTCTCTTTCTTGTGCTATCCCAACCAGGCTTGTCACGTGGCCCTCGTAGACTTAAATATCACTTATAAATCATGAAATGGCACAGGTGTGAAAAAATACAGAGGCTTGTTTCCATAAGAGCATGAGTATGACAAGGATATGTCATACTTACTGCCCTGAGTAGTAAAGAGACAATTTTCAACTAGGGATTTTAGGTTTTGGCGTCTGATAAGCTGAAAGATTCTGAATGACAGACATGTGGGTAAATTCCTCTTAATTCTACAGACTCCATCTTGTAGAAAGGAACTTTATGTTGAACATGATGatagggagaagagaaaaaaaaacctccttaggccttagattttttttttttaaagattgtaccCAGCTTTTTCTATTGAATTAGCAAAAGATGCTATGTATCCGAGAGAAAGATAATGATTTCACTGGTATCAattctttgcttttgcttttgcttctccttTCCACAGGGAAATTTTTGCAAAATTATAGTAATTACTAAGTATAAAGTCTGAGACCAGAAGAATAGAAAGGAAACTACTATTCACCATCAGGTAActtatttaaaagaaacttaGTCACAACCCCAGTGCTTTTCTACACAAAtaaggcttccctgttggctcagatggtaaacaatctgctttcaatgcaggagacccggatttgattcctgggttaggaagaccccctggagaagggaatggctacccacttcagtattcttgcctgaggatcccatggacaaaggagcctggtgggccacagtacttggggtcgcaaatagttggacccaactaacacttttacttttagCCACAACCCAAACCTTTTCTACACAAATAGATATTGTTATGAATGACTGATAGTAACAGAAATTAGCTAAAATAGTTTATTCACTGTAACCAAATAAACTGGGTTATTATGAGTCATTTGCTATAGCCTGGAGAAGGCTTACATAAACCCAAATCTCTTTAAACGGGGCTTTTACTCACTGTAGAATACAGCCaaaagactatactacaaaataaTTGAACTAGATTCTGAATTTGAGCTGATGGTTGCCTTAGTCATGATACTGAACTTGTTAAGAGGATCTTCAACATCCAAGTTGAAGAGTGAACATGTGGTGAGATTCAGTTTCTCAGTAAACACTGtaaaaagaatgatattttaTCAAAGGAGGCATGAGTAAGTTTTAATTATCAAGCACTGTATTTCTCCAATAAATGGGAACAGAAATCAAGTGTTTAGACAGGCTGACATTTCACGATATTTGAGCTGAAGGACTTACGAAGCCAGGAGAATAGCTGCTGTTCCTACAAGCTGCAGTTTCCCTCTAAGAACAGacatgcaggaaagaaacctgtCCAGGAAGTTGACAGCCAGGTAGAGGGTCTCTGCGCGGAGCTTGTACTCTTCTCCGACCTCAGCCAGCCAGTCCACCAGAATGGTCCGCATGCTTTCTGTGATGTCTGGTTGTTTCCTCATGTAGTGTGCCTTGGGCCTGTGTCTGATCTGTTTGGGGAGAGAGTTTTTTGATGTTTAAATGGTTGTTATCTTAGAAGGATCGCTCCACAGTAcagttgctatttttaaaaagctcatgaGCAGAGGTTAGCAGGAAACTCAGTCAAAAGCCAGAGAAATCTGTACGTCATGATATGGAACAAAGGGTGCAATTCTGGTTCTGTAATGCAATTTAGTTAACGAGTAACTTCAAGGAGGGGGGACATGGCAATAATGGTTCTTCCCAAGAGTGAAATACTTAATATACAAACCCTTTTGAGACATAGATTAATAGTCCAAGTAACTGCTACTCACCACACCCaactattatttttcataaacgTTCTCATGTTTAGATGTCACAAGAATGCCATTTGCTAGTGGTCATGGCCAAGAGCATATAACTATGTTAATACAGAGTGCTTCAGGTGCTGGGAATTGAAGGAGAAGTTGGAAAAACTCACTTCAGCTTCTCTAAGGTACTGATGAATTTCTTCAGCATATTCAGTCACATTTATCACATCTGTACCAAAATCTGATGCATCTTCAGACTGAGAGTGGAGAGATGAATCTACCAGCATAGGGGAAACTGCAGGGGGTTCAACATTATCAGGTAAGACATTTCATTTCAAAACTAGTTCCATCCACTAACCCTCTACAGGCAGCTGTGAAAACAGTTACTATTCCAGGGAGTTCTCTTGCTAGTTCTATGCTACTGAACAGT encodes the following:
- the CCNA1 gene encoding cyclin-A1; this translates as MHLSSSKSGVVLAPVSRGPDACQMITRGQLGQDPPQRTVLGVLTENGQYRRTCGQELTTLRCFSGSENVYPPAGKKALSDSRVQAPAKQGFDIYMDEPEQGNRDSCPGRKGMALEDAYEVDTSALKSDLHFLLDFNTVSPMLVDSSLHSQSEDASDFGTDVINVTEYAEEIHQYLREAEIRHRPKAHYMRKQPDITESMRTILVDWLAEVGEEYKLRAETLYLAVNFLDRFLSCMSVLRGKLQLVGTAAILLASKYEEIYPPEVDEFVYITDDTYTKRQLLRMEHLLLKVLAFDLTVPTTNQFLLQYLRRQGVCIRTENLAKYVAELSLLEADPFLKYLPSLIAAAAYCLANYTVNRHFWPETLATFTGYSLTEIVPCLSELHKTCLSIPHRPQQAIREKYKASKYMHVSLMEPPMVLPLQ